A region from the Palaemon carinicauda isolate YSFRI2023 chromosome 16, ASM3689809v2, whole genome shotgun sequence genome encodes:
- the LOC137655395 gene encoding uncharacterized protein, whose amino-acid sequence MRCRGRLEHPTLPEEVKFPTLLPKGRVLSKLLIRRNHVMQAHMGVNATVASIRQEFWIPQLQQLVKSVLYHCVICKKVQGKPYRTNIIPTLPEFRVLRKQPFSVTWVDYTGALWIREGKQNPEKVYFILFTCPITRGIQLEVVKNQSADSFLMALRKFSSRKGFPSLMLSDNATTFVAASEYLKTMADTPFFKTIWRTSSVSGNLYQQEHIGLVQSRRD is encoded by the coding sequence atgagatgtagaggcaggcTGGAACACCCGacactgcctgaagaagtcaaatttcctactttactgccaaagggTCGTGTTCTGAGTAAGTTACTAATAAGACGAAATCATGTGATGCAAGCAcacatgggggtgaacgctactgtagctagtataagacaggagttctggattcCACAGCTGCAacaactggtcaagagcgtgttaTATCATTGtgtgatctgtaagaaagttcaaggaaaaccatatagAACTAATATAATACCCACATTGCCGGAATTCCGGGTACTAAGGAAACAACCTTTTAGTGTTACGtgggtggattacaccggggcgttatggataagagaagggaagcaaaatccggagaaggtgtatttcatactattcacatgcccgatcactaggggtatacaaCTGGAAGTAGTCAAAAATCAGTCagctgactcattcctcatggccttgcggaagtttagcagccgtaaaggctttccttcgctgatgttgagtgacaacgccactacttTCGTAGCAGCGTCTGAATATCTGAAAACAATGGCAGATaccccctttttcaaaaccatctggagaacatcgagtgtaagtggaaatttataccagcaagagcacaTTGGTTTGGTGCAATCTAGGAGAGATTGA